From a region of the Hymenobacter jejuensis genome:
- a CDS encoding GNAT family N-acetyltransferase, whose product MLEAIRPLAWDSEFLGFLVGRMHGTQVARQELEQLLAVAHQQGYRLLYYSVAPDDDESEASASALGLLLADRKATFVQDIDCEIDTLLPPAIKPVSTISTDVIALALQSGAFSRFRRDPHFAAGTYERLYTHWIEQSVAGERAREVLVYRQAAAVCGLITLSPLPAAPAPNSCVSIGLLAVDAKVRRQSIGTQLLVAARQRAQAWGYGRLRVVTQLDNEAACRFYEHEGFHLEQVEHLYHVWL is encoded by the coding sequence ATGTTAGAAGCCATCCGGCCGCTGGCCTGGGACAGTGAGTTTTTGGGGTTCCTAGTTGGGCGGATGCACGGCACACAGGTCGCGCGCCAAGAGCTAGAACAGTTGCTGGCCGTCGCGCATCAGCAGGGCTACCGGTTGCTGTATTACAGCGTTGCCCCCGATGACGACGAATCTGAGGCTAGTGCGAGCGCGCTTGGGCTGTTGCTGGCCGACCGCAAAGCGACCTTCGTGCAAGATATTGACTGTGAGATAGATACACTTTTGCCTCCTGCAATAAAACCTGTTTCCACTATCAGTACTGATGTCATAGCGCTGGCCCTGCAAAGCGGCGCCTTCTCTCGCTTCCGGCGCGATCCACACTTTGCGGCCGGGACTTACGAGCGGCTTTATACCCACTGGATCGAGCAATCAGTGGCTGGCGAAAGGGCTCGCGAGGTGCTGGTGTACCGTCAGGCCGCCGCCGTGTGTGGGTTGATTACCCTGAGCCCCTTGCCTGCCGCGCCAGCACCCAATTCGTGCGTAAGTATCGGCCTCCTTGCTGTCGATGCCAAGGTGCGCCGGCAAAGCATTGGTACACAGCTGCTTGTGGCTGCTCGGCAACGTGCCCAAGCTTGGGGCTACGGCCGCCTCCGCGTAGTGACTCAACTGGATAATGAAGCCGCCTGCCGTTTCTACGAGCATGAAGGCTTTCATCTGGAGCAAGTCGAACACTTATATCATGTTTGGCTATAA
- a CDS encoding BrxA/BrxB family bacilliredoxin, translating into MATYPEYMVAPIRQDLVEAGFEQLMTPEEVDSVLQQDAGTVLVAVNSVCGCAAGKARPALKLALASSEKKPAKLVTVFAGMETEAVAKAREHMLPYPPSSPCIALFKDGELVHMIERYHIEGNDMMRIVDNLQGAFEEYC; encoded by the coding sequence ATGGCAACATACCCCGAATACATGGTGGCTCCCATCCGGCAAGACCTCGTCGAAGCTGGCTTTGAGCAACTGATGACCCCCGAAGAAGTTGATTCTGTGCTGCAGCAAGATGCTGGTACTGTGCTGGTTGCAGTAAATTCAGTATGTGGCTGCGCAGCCGGCAAAGCCCGACCGGCGCTGAAGCTGGCTTTGGCTAGCTCCGAAAAAAAGCCCGCGAAGCTCGTGACGGTTTTTGCCGGCATGGAGACCGAAGCCGTAGCCAAGGCGCGTGAGCACATGCTGCCCTACCCGCCTTCGTCGCCGTGCATTGCGTTGTTTAAGGACGGCGAATTGGTGCACATGATCGAGCGTTATCACATCGAAGGCAACGACATGATGCGCATCGTCGACAATCTGCAAGGCGCTTTCGAAGAGTATTGCTAG
- a CDS encoding ABC transporter permease — translation MQKLAWCWLLFVVIISFATSYLPIPYPPDVSDQQSISVAPSSLVRPGTDAPHWLGTDPLGRDVLSMLLFGARTTLLVSLPAALLATFLGIALGSMSGFWGDHTLKIAAPWWVSSALILPIILIAVGSIPPIGLFYKLLTIITLYTILYFILSRTPLATKRWALPTDSLFLGLVALLSSMPQLILVLALTAVLQPSLGSLLLILIGTSWTAPARLIRAELLRVRALPFMEAGLAAGLPTWRLLWRHALPNAWRPIWVGFPMSVAALVTLEATLSFLGIGLPPEVPSWGRTLATARLDTSAWWLVLFPGAALVLTVLALRQLGMNRAIKSPGLAQGNVTN, via the coding sequence ATGCAGAAGCTGGCTTGGTGCTGGCTGCTGTTTGTTGTTATTATTTCCTTCGCAACTTCTTATCTACCAATACCTTACCCACCCGACGTATCAGACCAGCAATCCATTTCGGTGGCACCTTCCAGCCTTGTAAGGCCCGGAACGGATGCACCTCATTGGCTGGGCACCGATCCCTTGGGCCGCGATGTATTATCCATGCTCCTCTTCGGCGCCCGGACGACGCTGCTGGTGAGTTTGCCTGCTGCCTTACTCGCTACTTTTCTAGGTATTGCACTCGGTAGCATGTCCGGTTTCTGGGGCGACCACACGCTAAAAATCGCCGCACCCTGGTGGGTTTCCAGTGCCCTGATTTTACCAATTATTCTTATAGCCGTCGGATCTATACCACCTATTGGTTTGTTTTATAAATTATTGACAATCATTACTTTATATACAATACTATACTTTATCTTATCGCGTACCCCACTTGCTACCAAACGCTGGGCTCTTCCAACCGACAGCCTGTTCTTGGGACTTGTGGCACTGCTCTCGTCAATGCCACAACTCATTTTGGTGTTGGCGCTCACAGCTGTGCTCCAACCATCGTTGGGCAGCTTGCTTTTAATCCTGATCGGTACTTCCTGGACTGCACCGGCTCGCCTGATAAGAGCGGAACTGCTGCGCGTGCGTGCGCTGCCTTTTATGGAGGCGGGGCTAGCTGCTGGCTTGCCAACTTGGCGTCTGTTGTGGCGTCATGCGCTGCCCAATGCTTGGCGTCCGATATGGGTTGGTTTCCCGATGAGTGTGGCCGCATTAGTCACGCTGGAGGCAACGCTCTCCTTCCTTGGCATTGGATTGCCGCCCGAAGTGCCCAGTTGGGGCCGAACGCTGGCTACCGCTCGCCTCGATACCTCCGCCTGGTGGCTGGTTCTATTCCCCGGCGCGGCGTTGGTCTTGACTGTATTGGCGCTGCGGCAACTCGGCATGAATAGGGCAATAAAATCTCCCGGTCTTGCTCAAGGCAATGTCACAAACTAA
- a CDS encoding ABC transporter permease — MRGDLGHSYRDDSPVLETIGNALRYTLPLTLVAAVVAIGLAIQVSTWLAKPGRGRRTVLTTIYALDAVPLFVVASALLLLFANPDALLLFPAYGLGSQSSDESSLSALADFAYHLVLPVVSLVMVSLPGLVVQLEAALQHERGTDYATTARAKGLSEAQVIWRHTFRNALLPTLTLITEFLPSLVAGAVIVEMIFALPGMGLLLAEAAATRDYPVLMGGVVLTTLVRLAAQLLTDWLYVQADPRIRLQA; from the coding sequence ATGCGGGGCGACTTAGGCCATTCTTACCGCGACGACAGTCCAGTGCTCGAAACGATTGGCAATGCATTGCGCTACACATTGCCCCTTACGCTGGTTGCCGCGGTCGTCGCCATTGGCTTAGCAATTCAAGTAAGTACCTGGTTGGCCAAACCGGGGCGTGGGCGCCGCACCGTTCTGACTACCATATATGCTTTGGATGCGGTGCCACTTTTTGTGGTGGCGTCGGCGTTGTTGCTGCTGTTTGCTAACCCGGATGCACTGCTTCTGTTTCCGGCCTACGGATTAGGCAGCCAATCTTCAGACGAAAGCAGCTTAAGTGCGCTGGCTGATTTTGCTTATCATTTGGTGTTGCCAGTGGTGAGCTTGGTGATGGTGAGCTTGCCGGGGCTGGTTGTGCAGCTCGAGGCGGCCCTGCAACACGAGCGCGGCACCGACTATGCCACTACTGCGCGCGCCAAGGGCTTATCGGAAGCACAAGTGATTTGGCGGCACACCTTTCGCAATGCCCTTCTGCCAACGCTCACGCTGATCACCGAATTTTTGCCGTCGCTGGTGGCGGGAGCTGTGATCGTCGAAATGATTTTCGCCTTGCCCGGCATGGGCCTGCTGTTAGCCGAGGCAGCGGCCACCCGCGATTACCCAGTACTTATGGGGGGCGTTGTCCTGACCACGCTGGTTCGACTGGCAGCGCAACTGCTAACGGATTGGTTGTATGTTCAGGCCGATCCGCGCATTCGTCTGCAGGCATGA
- a CDS encoding OmpA family protein: MIILLLLTHAAYAQDVEFSKDHFGNDKDGLKAALRELKQGDEWYLNDPPRYEQALPHYLEAQKFNANNAELNLKIGDCYLHSGYKPRALAYLQKAYKLNADVDPRIHYLLGRGLHLNAKWKEAIVEYKAAQPAAGGKNTAAFMTNIRKKITECENGQKLMQKPSRVFIDNAGPGVNSPYADYGPVISADESVILFTSRRNNSTGGQNDPETGGFFEDIYQSTRTSTGWSPARNLGAPVNTEGHDATVGLAPDGQRMLVYVEDNGGDLQESNLRGATWGKPQKLGSRINSKYHESSAAFTPNGRNLYFVSDKEGGLGSRDIYQIEIEGRGPAQNVGSVINTPYGEEGVFLHPDGKTMYFSSEGHNSMGGYDIFKSVLENGKWSEPENLGWPINTPDDDVFFVISASGRHGYYSSFRDDGLGSKDIYQITFLGPEKPPVLSQEDQLLASRAQPVKEALLAPPVPIASAQVTILKGVVTDEATKQPLEATIDVIDNQRNEVIASFRANAQSGRYLVSLPSGVNYGIVVRQEGYLFHSENFDLPSGAAYSEVVKDIALKKLEVGVKVVLNNIFFDFDKATLRKESTSELERLQKLLTETPALRLEISGHTDNVGNAAYNKDLSQRRAKAVVDYLIGKGIDKGRLTFAGYGDTQPVAPNTNKQGRQLNRRTEFKVTGK, encoded by the coding sequence TTGATAATCTTACTGTTACTCACACACGCGGCTTATGCCCAAGATGTGGAGTTCAGCAAGGACCACTTCGGCAACGACAAAGATGGCCTCAAGGCGGCGTTGCGCGAGCTCAAGCAGGGGGATGAATGGTACCTAAACGACCCACCCCGCTACGAGCAGGCCCTGCCCCATTACCTGGAAGCCCAGAAGTTTAACGCAAACAACGCCGAGCTAAACCTGAAAATCGGGGACTGCTACTTGCACTCGGGCTACAAGCCGCGGGCCCTCGCGTATTTGCAGAAAGCGTATAAGCTGAACGCGGATGTTGACCCGCGAATCCACTACTTACTGGGACGTGGACTACACTTGAATGCGAAGTGGAAAGAGGCTATTGTCGAATACAAAGCGGCGCAACCGGCTGCGGGTGGCAAGAATACGGCGGCCTTCATGACCAATATCCGCAAGAAGATTACGGAGTGCGAAAACGGCCAGAAGCTGATGCAGAAGCCCTCACGCGTCTTTATTGACAACGCAGGGCCTGGCGTTAACTCCCCCTACGCCGATTACGGCCCCGTGATTTCTGCCGACGAGTCGGTGATTCTGTTTACGTCCCGCCGCAACAATTCGACAGGGGGGCAAAACGACCCAGAAACCGGCGGTTTCTTCGAGGACATTTACCAAAGCACACGCACCAGCACAGGCTGGTCGCCGGCCCGCAATTTGGGCGCCCCCGTCAATACCGAAGGCCATGATGCCACCGTGGGCCTGGCCCCCGACGGCCAACGCATGCTGGTGTATGTAGAAGACAACGGCGGCGACTTGCAGGAATCGAACCTGCGGGGCGCGACGTGGGGCAAGCCGCAAAAGCTCGGTTCGCGCATCAATAGCAAGTACCACGAATCATCCGCGGCCTTCACACCCAATGGCCGCAACCTATACTTCGTGAGTGACAAGGAAGGCGGCTTGGGCAGCCGTGACATCTACCAGATCGAGATTGAAGGGCGCGGCCCGGCCCAGAATGTCGGTTCGGTCATCAATACGCCCTACGGCGAGGAAGGCGTATTTCTGCACCCCGACGGCAAAACGATGTATTTCAGTTCGGAAGGCCATAACTCGATGGGCGGCTATGACATCTTCAAATCGGTGTTGGAAAACGGCAAGTGGAGCGAGCCCGAGAATCTGGGCTGGCCTATCAATACGCCCGACGACGATGTGTTTTTTGTGATTTCTGCTTCCGGCCGCCACGGCTACTATTCCTCGTTTCGCGACGATGGCTTGGGCAGCAAAGACATTTACCAGATCACCTTTCTAGGGCCCGAAAAACCGCCTGTGCTGAGCCAAGAAGACCAGTTGCTGGCTTCGCGTGCTCAACCGGTGAAAGAGGCGCTGCTAGCCCCACCGGTGCCCATTGCGTCGGCTCAGGTAACGATACTGAAAGGTGTAGTAACCGATGAAGCGACTAAGCAACCACTGGAAGCCACCATCGATGTAATTGATAATCAACGCAATGAAGTAATTGCCTCTTTCCGGGCCAACGCCCAGTCGGGCCGCTACTTGGTGTCGCTGCCCTCGGGCGTCAACTACGGCATTGTGGTGCGGCAGGAAGGCTACTTGTTCCACTCCGAAAACTTCGATCTGCCCAGTGGCGCGGCTTATTCGGAAGTGGTGAAGGACATTGCGCTGAAAAAGCTGGAAGTAGGCGTCAAAGTCGTTCTGAACAACATTTTCTTCGATTTCGACAAGGCGACTCTACGCAAGGAAAGCACCTCAGAATTGGAGCGGCTGCAAAAGCTACTCACCGAAACGCCCGCGTTGCGCCTCGAGATTTCGGGCCATACGGACAATGTAGGCAATGCGGCTTACAACAAAGACCTCTCGCAACGGCGGGCGAAAGCGGTAGTTGACTACCTCATTGGCAAAGGCATTGACAAAGGCCGCCTTACTTTTGCGGGCTACGGCGATACCCAACCGGTGGCCCCAAACACCAATAAACAAGGGCGCCAACTCAACCGCCGGACGGAGTTCAAAGTCACGGGTAAATAA
- a CDS encoding SDR family oxidoreductase — protein MKKRILITGSNGLLGQKLVALLREHPEAELIASSRGQNKLADLYPDVKFVALDVTNGPQVQQVLAQAKPTHVIHTAAMTNVDECELKQEACWLQNVTAVENLVAACEALRIHFVHVSTDFVFSGEEGPLTEEAVPAPVNFYGQSKLAAEKAVQACKTPWAIVRTVLVYGIVHEYGRTNIVLWVRDSLRAGKQIKVVSDQFRTPTLAEDLAEGCWLVAKHNATGIYHISSSELLTPYQMALQVADYFGLDKSLIVEVDATTFTQPARRPARTGFIISKAQQHLGYRPHTFQEGIALLARQTQDV, from the coding sequence ATGAAAAAGCGCATCCTGATTACGGGCTCGAACGGATTGCTTGGTCAGAAACTTGTGGCGCTACTTCGGGAGCATCCGGAGGCGGAACTCATTGCCAGCTCGCGGGGGCAAAACAAGCTTGCCGACCTGTATCCGGACGTGAAGTTCGTGGCGCTCGACGTGACCAACGGCCCGCAGGTGCAGCAAGTGTTGGCGCAGGCGAAGCCAACGCACGTCATCCACACCGCCGCCATGACCAATGTAGACGAGTGTGAGCTGAAGCAGGAAGCGTGCTGGCTGCAAAACGTGACTGCTGTTGAGAACTTGGTAGCGGCTTGCGAAGCCTTGCGCATTCACTTCGTACACGTCAGCACCGACTTTGTCTTCAGCGGCGAGGAAGGCCCGCTGACGGAAGAGGCGGTGCCCGCACCCGTTAATTTTTACGGTCAGAGCAAGCTGGCTGCTGAAAAGGCGGTGCAGGCCTGCAAAACGCCTTGGGCTATTGTGCGTACGGTGCTGGTGTATGGCATTGTGCACGAATACGGCCGTACCAACATTGTGCTCTGGGTGCGCGACTCGTTGCGGGCCGGCAAACAGATAAAAGTCGTCAGCGACCAGTTCCGTACGCCCACGCTTGCCGAAGACTTAGCCGAAGGCTGCTGGTTGGTAGCCAAGCACAATGCGACGGGCATTTACCACATCAGCAGCAGCGAACTGCTTACGCCCTACCAAATGGCGTTGCAAGTAGCCGATTACTTTGGGCTAGATAAGTCGCTCATCGTGGAGGTGGATGCTACCACGTTTACCCAGCCTGCCCGGCGTCCGGCTCGAACCGGATTTATCATCTCGAAGGCACAACAGCATTTAGGCTATCGGCCGCATACGTTTCAGGAGGGTATTGCTTTGCTGGCGCGTCAAACGCAGGATGTATAG
- a CDS encoding DUF2238 domain-containing protein yields MPERSTPVAQPQWLPKVLLGLYVLLFTALAIHPAERGTWVAENTPIVAIVVLLVVLYMRGVRFSNLAYVLMSVLLFLHTIGGYYTFEKVPFDWFNNLFGFKRNMYDRVAHFSVGFYAFAIIELTDLNGTIRSRAVSYLFALFAIATIAMSYELIEWLYADLSDPSAGAAFLGSQGDIWDAQKDMLADTSGAVFALIIYWLRSKSSNNHK; encoded by the coding sequence ATGCCCGAACGCTCTACGCCCGTCGCTCAGCCCCAGTGGCTGCCCAAAGTTTTGCTTGGCCTTTACGTGCTCTTATTTACTGCTTTGGCTATTCACCCGGCAGAGCGCGGGACGTGGGTGGCCGAAAATACGCCCATCGTGGCGATTGTGGTGCTGCTAGTGGTGCTGTATATGCGTGGCGTGCGCTTCTCCAATTTGGCGTATGTGCTGATGAGCGTGCTGCTCTTTCTGCACACCATTGGCGGTTATTACACTTTCGAAAAGGTGCCTTTTGATTGGTTTAACAACCTTTTTGGCTTCAAGCGCAACATGTACGACCGCGTAGCGCATTTCAGCGTGGGTTTCTACGCCTTTGCCATCATCGAGCTCACCGACCTCAACGGTACCATCCGCAGCCGCGCGGTTTCGTATTTGTTTGCGCTGTTCGCCATTGCCACCATCGCCATGAGTTACGAGCTTATCGAGTGGCTATACGCCGATTTAAGCGATCCATCGGCCGGCGCTGCATTCCTGGGTAGCCAAGGCGACATTTGGGATGCCCAAAAAGATATGCTCGCCGATACTAGTGGCGCTGTCTTCGCCCTGATTATTTATTGGCTACGAAGCAAATCTTCCAATAATCATAAATAA
- a CDS encoding peptidylprolyl isomerase, whose translation MKSIFRVTVLLWALWLAASPAVFAAKAPKKTKKDEVVTISTSLGDIKLILFDQTPRHKSNFLKLSKSGFYNGTTFHRVIQDFMIQGGDPNSKDADAANDGAGADNEKMIPAEIRPELHHQYGAVAAARQGDFVNPERASSASQFYIVQNHRGTPHLDGAYTVFGQVISGMDVVDKIAMQPKDERDRPTTDIKMTVKVEKLKKKKITELYGYQYQ comes from the coding sequence ATGAAATCAATATTTCGCGTTACGGTGCTGCTGTGGGCCTTGTGGCTGGCGGCATCACCGGCAGTGTTCGCTGCGAAAGCCCCGAAGAAAACCAAGAAAGACGAGGTGGTGACCATCAGCACTTCGTTGGGTGACATCAAGCTGATTCTGTTCGATCAAACGCCGCGGCACAAATCTAATTTTCTGAAACTGAGCAAAAGCGGCTTCTACAACGGCACTACGTTTCATCGTGTTATTCAGGACTTTATGATTCAGGGCGGCGATCCTAATTCCAAGGATGCGGATGCTGCCAATGACGGAGCCGGCGCTGATAACGAGAAAATGATCCCGGCCGAGATCCGGCCCGAGCTACATCATCAGTACGGGGCCGTTGCCGCCGCCCGCCAGGGCGATTTTGTGAATCCCGAGCGCGCGAGCAGCGCCTCGCAGTTTTACATTGTGCAAAACCACCGTGGCACGCCGCATCTCGACGGCGCCTATACTGTGTTTGGTCAGGTGATAAGCGGGATGGATGTGGTTGACAAGATCGCTATGCAGCCCAAAGATGAACGCGACCGCCCTACCACCGACATCAAGATGACGGTGAAAGTAGAAAAGCTGAAAAAGAAGAAAATCACGGAGCTGTACGGCTATCAGTATCAGTAA
- a CDS encoding tetratricopeptide repeat protein: MRKLFLLAISCLFSLAAQAQVDSVRATTLPPAQQAEKLYNSGVAKYNSKSYRAALQDFDKALAVRPDFAKAYYNRATTRYELKEYQQAIQDYDQALRLEPSFTSYFGRAQAREALGQRDEAQQDYTKTTETKADYAPAWYYRGALRFEKGEYQAARADFDQAIKVDPSYAYAYHDRASASRQLGNYQAAIQDYSNAYSLQPDLLPALLNRAATKRRAGDLKGALADYNEYVQKKTDNPIAYTNRGSTRYEAGDYRGAVEDFGKAVELDAKYSFAWNNRAAAYLKLEDYQKAAADATKAIALNPQYAEAYLNRGHAREMLREADGACQDWRKAAELGLEVGATHAANSGCGAE, translated from the coding sequence ATGCGAAAACTTTTTCTTTTGGCGATAAGCTGCCTTTTCAGCTTAGCCGCACAAGCCCAAGTAGATTCTGTGCGGGCTACTACCCTGCCCCCGGCCCAACAGGCGGAGAAGCTCTACAACAGCGGAGTAGCCAAGTACAACAGCAAAAGCTACCGAGCCGCCTTGCAGGATTTTGACAAAGCGCTGGCCGTACGCCCCGATTTTGCGAAGGCCTACTACAACCGCGCCACCACGCGTTACGAGCTGAAAGAGTATCAGCAAGCCATTCAGGACTACGACCAAGCCCTGCGCCTCGAGCCGAGTTTCACTTCTTACTTCGGGCGGGCACAAGCCCGCGAAGCGCTTGGCCAACGCGACGAGGCCCAACAGGACTACACCAAAACCACCGAAACCAAAGCCGACTACGCGCCGGCGTGGTATTACCGCGGCGCGCTGCGCTTTGAGAAAGGCGAGTACCAAGCTGCCCGCGCCGATTTCGACCAAGCCATCAAAGTCGATCCGAGCTACGCGTATGCCTACCACGACCGGGCCAGTGCTTCGCGCCAGCTTGGTAATTATCAGGCTGCTATTCAGGACTATAGCAATGCCTACAGCTTACAGCCAGACTTGCTCCCTGCCCTGCTGAACCGGGCGGCTACCAAGCGGCGAGCCGGCGATCTGAAAGGCGCCTTGGCAGATTACAATGAGTACGTGCAGAAGAAAACAGATAACCCCATTGCCTACACCAACCGCGGCAGCACGCGTTACGAAGCCGGCGATTACCGCGGGGCCGTTGAGGATTTTGGCAAAGCCGTAGAGCTCGATGCCAAGTACAGCTTCGCCTGGAACAACCGCGCTGCCGCGTATCTCAAGCTGGAAGACTACCAGAAAGCTGCGGCCGACGCCACCAAAGCTATTGCGCTGAACCCACAGTATGCCGAAGCCTACCTCAACCGCGGCCACGCCCGGGAGATGTTGCGCGAGGCCGACGGCGCCTGCCAAGATTGGCGCAAAGCAGCTGAGCTCGGCCTCGAAGTGGGAGCTACCCACGCGGCCAATTCGGGTTGTGGTGCAGAATAA
- a CDS encoding ABC transporter substrate-binding protein, with the protein MKQLIIALLLLSGVGLTACSPSSSSTHAVRIRWSSDPQNLDPLATLTANSNALQANNLLYCSLLTVDPKKQTYVPWLAEALPTVKRQDSFTFLSYRLRKAAVWDDGRPVQGADVLFTLKLMNLPGLPNEAARAKFGFIQDVQIDTADYQNFTFLCKGRSLEYVLSSGDFPILPEHALDPQRQLRSFSLRAVQALSEHESAANPVLAALVQRYSAAQLSRNPSRLPGCTAYNLTAWQSGRYLTFQRKANWWGHKIKPIPPQLQANPQSIDFQIIPDNATSLLALRRGDIDIYPMLPAKDFNRLKQSEESQRLAFYTSDSYDMVALGFNTSHPALQDRYTRQALSHLVNVTSLIQGSQQGMAYPSVGLINPHDQRYYNDSLAPVAYAPNRTVALLQQAGWRKQSDNSWVRRSKPGESDQRLSLTISYRINEPAFEAAALQFRTAAGALGIPVQLQPTEATLMSSKLRKGNVDVYLRMLYGNPFNFNFAAILHSRSIGLGNYSRFGTAASDQLIDAIAQEEDSTRKAVLLRRFQKLMQQESPLVVLYFMRNRLAAAKHLAQLNVSGLKPYYYVTTIISKTDPSN; encoded by the coding sequence ATGAAGCAACTGATTATTGCCTTGCTGCTACTGAGCGGCGTTGGACTTACGGCTTGCTCCCCTTCGTCGTCTTCAACACACGCTGTTCGTATCCGGTGGAGTTCTGATCCTCAAAATCTTGATCCGCTGGCGACTTTGACCGCCAACAGCAATGCGCTGCAAGCTAACAACTTGTTATACTGCAGCTTACTCACCGTCGACCCCAAGAAGCAGACGTACGTGCCTTGGCTGGCGGAAGCCCTGCCCACAGTAAAGCGCCAAGATTCATTTACGTTTCTTTCCTATCGTTTGCGCAAAGCAGCGGTTTGGGACGATGGCCGTCCGGTGCAGGGTGCTGATGTGCTTTTCACGCTGAAACTCATGAACTTGCCGGGTTTGCCAAACGAAGCAGCTAGGGCTAAATTTGGTTTTATCCAAGATGTTCAAATAGATACTGCTGATTATCAGAATTTTACATTTTTATGTAAGGGCCGGTCGCTGGAGTATGTTTTGTCCTCTGGCGACTTTCCTATTTTACCCGAGCACGCGCTAGATCCGCAACGGCAGCTGCGAAGCTTTAGCCTCCGGGCGGTGCAGGCTCTCTCAGAGCACGAATCGGCAGCAAATCCTGTGTTGGCGGCTCTGGTTCAGCGTTACTCGGCTGCACAGCTTAGCCGTAACCCTTCACGGTTGCCGGGCTGTACGGCATACAATCTAACCGCTTGGCAAAGTGGACGTTACTTAACATTTCAAAGGAAGGCCAACTGGTGGGGCCATAAAATAAAGCCCATCCCACCTCAATTGCAGGCCAACCCGCAATCCATTGATTTTCAGATAATTCCGGATAACGCAACGAGCCTCCTGGCTTTGCGCCGCGGCGACATCGACATTTATCCGATGTTGCCAGCGAAAGATTTTAACCGCCTGAAACAAAGCGAGGAAAGCCAGCGCTTGGCTTTCTACACCAGTGACTCGTACGATATGGTGGCACTGGGCTTCAATACCAGCCATCCGGCGCTGCAAGATCGCTATACACGCCAGGCGCTAAGCCATTTGGTCAACGTTACTTCTCTTATTCAAGGCTCGCAACAGGGCATGGCTTACCCAAGTGTAGGCCTGATTAATCCGCACGATCAGCGGTATTATAACGATAGCTTGGCTCCGGTTGCTTACGCTCCCAATCGGACGGTTGCGTTGTTGCAACAGGCTGGCTGGCGCAAACAAAGCGACAACAGTTGGGTGCGGCGTTCCAAACCCGGCGAATCCGACCAGCGCTTGAGCCTCACTATCAGCTACCGCATCAACGAGCCAGCTTTTGAAGCGGCAGCATTGCAGTTCAGAACAGCGGCAGGCGCTCTTGGCATTCCGGTTCAGCTACAGCCTACGGAGGCCACACTGATGTCGAGCAAACTTCGCAAGGGCAATGTGGACGTATATTTACGTATGCTGTACGGCAATCCGTTCAACTTTAACTTTGCTGCCATCCTCCATTCCCGAAGCATTGGCTTGGGTAATTACTCCCGTTTTGGCACTGCCGCCAGCGACCAGCTGATCGATGCGATAGCCCAGGAGGAGGATTCTACGCGCAAAGCGGTTTTGCTACGCCGTTTTCAGAAGTTGATGCAGCAGGAAAGCCCGCTTGTGGTCTTGTACTTTATGCGTAACCGGTTGGCGGCTGCCAAGCACTTGGCACAGCTAAACGTATCGGGCCTGAAGCCCTACTATTACGTTACCACCATCATTTCGAAGACGGACCCCAGCAATTAG